A region from the Aliarcobacter thereius LMG 24486 genome encodes:
- the accD gene encoding acetyl-CoA carboxylase, carboxyltransferase subunit beta yields MDLKNLFSKISFDNTSKEQAKKSEAPSHWIKCTSCSSLMFIKEIENQDNVCPKCGYHLRIGAKRRIEILADENTFAEFDTNLKPNDPLKFVDKLSYKKKVEDALAKTGRVSSVISGECTINSIPVQLVVFDFAFMGGSLGSVEGEKIVRAVNRAIEKREAVIIVSASGGARMQESTFALMQMAKTSAALKKLDDEKLPYISILTDPTFGGVSASFALLGDIIMAEPGALIGFAGQRVIKQTIGADLPENFQRAEFLLEKGSIDMVVNRRDMKKTISDLLSIFGQKKIS; encoded by the coding sequence GTGGATTTAAAAAATCTATTTAGTAAAATTTCATTTGATAATACAAGTAAAGAGCAAGCTAAAAAAAGTGAAGCTCCAAGCCACTGGATTAAATGTACTAGTTGTAGCTCTTTAATGTTCATTAAAGAGATTGAAAATCAAGATAATGTATGTCCAAAATGTGGATATCACTTAAGAATTGGTGCAAAAAGAAGAATAGAGATATTAGCAGATGAGAACACTTTTGCTGAGTTTGATACAAATCTAAAACCAAATGACCCTTTAAAATTTGTGGATAAATTATCATATAAAAAGAAAGTCGAAGATGCTCTTGCAAAAACAGGAAGAGTTTCAAGTGTTATTAGTGGTGAATGCACAATAAATAGTATCCCAGTTCAACTTGTAGTTTTTGATTTTGCTTTTATGGGTGGAAGTTTAGGTTCTGTTGAAGGTGAAAAAATTGTAAGAGCTGTAAATAGAGCTATTGAAAAAAGAGAAGCAGTTATTATTGTATCAGCTTCAGGTGGAGCTAGAATGCAAGAATCAACTTTTGCTTTAATGCAGATGGCAAAAACAAGTGCAGCATTAAAAAAACTTGATGATGAAAAATTACCATATATCTCAATATTAACTGACCCAACATTTGGTGGGGTTTCTGCATCTTTTGCTTTATTAGGAGATATAATTATGGCTGAACCAGGAGCTTTAATTGGCTTTGCTGGACAAAGAGTTATTAAACAGACTATTGGAGCTGATTTACCAGAGAACTTCCAAAGAGCAGAATTTTTATTAGAAAAAGGTTCTATTGATATGGTTGTAAATAGAAGAGATATGAAAAAAACAATTAGTGATTTACTAAGTATTTTTGGACAAAAGAAAATTAGCTAA
- a CDS encoding thiamine phosphate synthase, which yields MLSNLEKSLGFLLNDFNYLYILCDYETLQKRDITLKDFVKKVQNSNAKIVQYRDKISDENMIINNLKYLKENLNIPIIINDRLELIDFADGLHLGQEDIHKIHKDKKIAIKLLRTKIRNKLLGISTHNEIEILEANSLDIDMIGLGAYKNTSTKDISNILGEKLSYLAKISKHPVCAIGGVKIDDKIENARFNCVGSDFLN from the coding sequence ATGCTTTCAAACTTAGAAAAATCTTTGGGCTTTTTGCTCAATGATTTTAACTACTTATATATTTTATGTGACTACGAAACACTTCAAAAAAGAGATATAACTTTAAAAGACTTTGTTAAAAAAGTTCAAAACAGTAATGCGAAAATAGTTCAATATAGAGATAAAATTTCAGATGAAAATATGATTATAAATAATCTTAAATATCTTAAAGAAAATTTAAATATTCCTATAATTATAAATGATAGATTAGAATTAATTGATTTTGCAGATGGACTTCATTTAGGACAAGAAGATATTCATAAAATACATAAAGATAAAAAAATAGCGATAAAACTTTTAAGAACAAAAATAAGAAATAAACTTCTTGGAATATCAACTCATAATGAGATAGAAATACTTGAAGCAAACTCTTTAGATATTGATATGATAGGACTTGGAGCATATAAAAATACAAGTACAAAAGATATTTCTAATATTTTAGGTGAAAAGTTATCTTATCTAGCAAAAATATCAAAACATCCTGTTTGTGCAATTGGTGGAGTAAAAATTGATGATAAGATAGAAAATGCAAGATTTAATTGTGTTGGAAGCGATTTTTTAAATTGA
- a CDS encoding 23S rRNA (pseudouridine(1915)-N(3))-methyltransferase RlmH — MKINIYIIAKKSNDTYDKLINDFIKMSSKFANISIHYLFNNEISKAQNINEVEAQKVYTKVYTPYLKGFNIALDVLGKKVDTFAFSKFLEDKNEVNFFIGGAYGFQREFLQACDEVISLSNLTFAHKIATLVLGEQIFRSLSILNNHPYHK, encoded by the coding sequence TTGAAAATAAATATCTATATAATTGCAAAAAAATCAAATGATACTTATGATAAATTAATAAATGATTTTATAAAGATGTCTAGTAAATTTGCAAATATATCTATACATTATCTATTTAATAATGAGATATCAAAAGCTCAAAATATAAATGAAGTAGAAGCTCAAAAAGTTTATACAAAAGTTTATACACCTTATTTAAAAGGATTTAACATAGCACTTGATGTTTTAGGAAAGAAAGTTGATACTTTTGCTTTTTCTAAATTTTTAGAAGATAAGAATGAAGTTAATTTTTTTATAGGTGGAGCATATGGTTTTCAAAGAGAATTTTTACAAGCTTGTGATGAAGTAATATCATTAAGTAATCTAACTTTTGCACATAAAATTGCTACTTTGGTATTGGGTGAGCAGATATTTAGGTCTTTAAGTATTTTAAATAATCATCCGTATCATAAGTAA
- a CDS encoding tRNA dihydrouridine synthase, translating into MQKKLDFSKPLVVLAPLAGYTDLPFRSVVKKFGADLTISEMISSNALVYKSARTLKMVEKSPSEDPYFVQIAGNSVDLVKEAVLILNDVEGIDGIDLNCGCPAPKVFNHGSGSNLLGDLNKLEEILSTVKKYSKKQYTSAKVRLGVNDKIPVEIGKAVENCGVDFVSVHGRTRAGKYKAPVDYDAIKQMKDAISIPVIANGDIKDYKKAKEVLEYTKADGVMIGRGAIGKPWVFYQLKHQLEDIDNSIKKEIILEHYDKMLEFHGPYGAIIFRKLLHAYSKGYTGANEFRDLVNQVSDVDIMRDLIDSFF; encoded by the coding sequence ATGCAAAAAAAACTTGATTTTTCAAAACCACTTGTGGTTTTAGCACCACTTGCTGGTTATACAGATTTACCTTTTAGAAGTGTAGTAAAAAAATTTGGTGCTGATTTAACTATTTCTGAAATGATAAGTTCAAATGCACTGGTATATAAAAGTGCAAGAACATTAAAAATGGTAGAAAAATCTCCAAGTGAAGATCCATATTTTGTACAAATTGCTGGAAATAGTGTTGATTTAGTCAAAGAAGCTGTATTAATATTAAATGATGTTGAGGGAATAGATGGGATTGATTTAAACTGTGGTTGCCCAGCACCAAAAGTTTTTAATCATGGTTCAGGATCAAACCTTTTAGGAGATTTAAATAAACTTGAAGAGATATTAAGTACAGTAAAAAAATATTCTAAAAAACAATATACAAGTGCAAAAGTAAGGCTTGGAGTAAATGATAAAATTCCAGTAGAAATTGGAAAAGCAGTTGAAAATTGTGGAGTTGATTTTGTATCTGTTCATGGAAGAACAAGAGCAGGAAAATATAAAGCTCCTGTTGATTATGATGCAATAAAGCAGATGAAAGATGCTATTTCTATACCTGTTATTGCAAATGGAGATATAAAAGATTATAAAAAAGCAAAAGAAGTTTTAGAATATACAAAAGCTGATGGAGTTATGATAGGTCGTGGAGCTATTGGAAAACCTTGGGTTTTTTATCAATTAAAGCATCAACTTGAAGATATTGATAATAGTATTAAAAAAGAGATTATTTTAGAGCATTATGACAAAATGTTAGAATTTCATGGACCGTATGGTGCAATAATTTTTAGAAAACTTCTTCATGCATATTCAAAAGGTTATACAGGAGCAAATGAATTTAGAGATTTGGTAAATCAAGTAAGCGATGTAGATATTATGAGGGATTTAATAGATAGCTTTTTTTAA
- a CDS encoding 50S ribosomal protein L11 methyltransferase, with amino-acid sequence MTKEYFELEIKPKKDYEVFLDLIESIIDDTIEESEEKSIIIRSEESLDDIKSAIVKFSEALNIECEISYEKKDSVDWIKNYQDSIKPVLIGSFYIRPSWEKSIDDKINILIDPALAFGSGHHETTSSCIEAIDKYVKKDDELLDVGTGSGILAIASSKKGAKVDICDTDSICIDSSISNFKINNERVNNFWIGSVNNAKNKYDVVIANIIADILVMISNDLKTSIKEDGTLILSGILDKYENRVKNSFNDLVLKERIQKNEWLTLIFKKTKEI; translated from the coding sequence TTGACAAAAGAATATTTTGAATTGGAAATAAAACCAAAGAAAGATTATGAGGTTTTTTTAGACTTAATAGAATCAATTATTGATGATACAATAGAAGAGAGTGAAGAAAAATCAATAATAATTAGAAGCGAAGAGAGTTTAGATGATATAAAAAGTGCTATTGTTAAATTTAGTGAAGCACTTAATATTGAGTGTGAAATATCATATGAGAAAAAAGATAGTGTAGATTGGATAAAAAACTATCAAGATTCAATAAAACCTGTACTTATAGGTAGTTTTTATATAAGACCATCTTGGGAAAAAAGTATTGATGATAAGATAAATATATTAATTGATCCTGCTTTAGCTTTTGGTTCAGGACATCATGAAACAACATCTTCTTGTATAGAAGCTATTGATAAATATGTAAAAAAAGATGATGAACTTTTAGATGTTGGTACAGGAAGTGGAATTTTAGCAATAGCATCTTCAAAAAAAGGTGCAAAAGTAGATATTTGTGATACTGATTCAATTTGTATAGATAGTTCTATTTCAAATTTTAAAATAAATAATGAAAGAGTAAATAACTTTTGGATTGGTTCAGTAAATAATGCAAAAAATAAGTATGATGTGGTAATTGCAAATATTATTGCAGATATTTTAGTTATGATTTCAAATGATTTAAAAACTAGTATAAAAGAAGATGGAACACTTATTTTATCTGGAATTTTAGATAAATATGAAAATAGAGTAAAAAACTCTTTTAATGATTTAGTATTAAAAGAGAGAATCCAAAAAAATGAGTGGCTAACACTTATATTTAAAAAAACTAAGGAGATATAG
- the ftsH gene encoding ATP-dependent zinc metalloprotease FtsH: MNKQQNNNSNNQNNNNNNNNFFNNNPILIFVIFSLVTIFAFKAIFPDNNETGTNSQIQAFGSSTNKTVPYSELKKLIPSGKIEYVGIGNTIIKAISKHDGMQRVTYNARRVVPDETLIKELESNGIAYGGINEENVLSDILFGWVLPIFLFFAIWMFLVKRMQKSMGGGSGGILGIGSSKKMINSEKPNVKFDDMAGNKEAKEEVREVVDFLRDPDRYVRLGAQIPKGVLLVGPPGTGKTLLAKAVAGEADVQFLSVSGSAFIEMFVGVGASRVRDLFEQAKKVAPAIIFIDEIDAIGKSRASGGPMGGNDEREQTLNQLLAEMDGFSTETAPVIVLAATNRPEVLDPALLRPGRFDRQVLVDKPDYEGRIEILNVHIKGVKIAKDVDLKEVAKMTAGLAGADLANIINEAALLAGRANKNYVEASDFKEAVERQIAGLEKKSRRISPKERKIVAYHESGHALMAEITKGAKRVNKVSIVPRGLAALGYTLNTPEENKYLMQKHELIAEVDVLLGGRAAEEVFIGEISTGAGNDLERATNIIKSMATIYGMSDIAGLMVLERRTNQFLGGQTQKDFSDSMAKELDDHVKDTLNERYKVVLQSLRDNSESIEQMTAELLDIEVISGERVREIIKENGGTVFEDEDLHSEAIKEKENEKSSSENKEDSKSQDKE; the protein is encoded by the coding sequence ATGAACAAACAACAAAATAATAATTCAAATAATCAAAACAACAATAATAATAACAATAATTTTTTTAATAATAACCCAATTTTGATATTTGTAATTTTTTCACTGGTTACAATTTTTGCATTTAAAGCAATTTTCCCTGATAACAATGAAACTGGAACAAATTCACAAATTCAAGCATTTGGAAGTAGCACAAATAAAACTGTTCCATATTCTGAACTTAAAAAGCTGATTCCAAGTGGAAAAATTGAGTATGTTGGAATTGGTAATACTATTATTAAAGCAATTAGCAAACATGATGGTATGCAAAGAGTTACATATAATGCAAGAAGAGTTGTTCCTGATGAAACTTTAATAAAAGAGTTAGAATCTAATGGTATAGCTTATGGTGGAATAAATGAAGAGAATGTTTTATCTGATATTCTTTTTGGATGGGTTCTTCCAATATTTTTATTTTTTGCTATTTGGATGTTTTTGGTTAAAAGAATGCAAAAATCTATGGGTGGTGGATCAGGAGGAATTCTTGGAATTGGCTCATCTAAAAAAATGATTAATTCTGAAAAACCAAATGTAAAATTTGATGATATGGCTGGAAATAAAGAAGCAAAAGAGGAAGTAAGAGAAGTTGTTGATTTCCTTAGAGATCCAGATAGATATGTAAGACTTGGAGCACAGATTCCAAAAGGTGTATTACTTGTAGGTCCTCCAGGTACAGGTAAAACTCTTTTAGCAAAAGCAGTTGCTGGTGAAGCTGATGTTCAATTTTTATCAGTTTCAGGTTCTGCTTTTATTGAGATGTTTGTTGGAGTTGGTGCAAGTAGAGTTAGAGATCTGTTTGAACAAGCAAAAAAAGTAGCTCCTGCTATTATTTTTATTGATGAGATTGATGCTATTGGTAAAAGTAGAGCAAGTGGTGGTCCAATGGGTGGAAATGATGAAAGAGAACAGACTTTAAATCAACTTTTGGCTGAAATGGATGGATTCTCAACAGAAACTGCACCTGTAATTGTACTTGCTGCTACAAATAGACCAGAAGTTTTAGATCCAGCTCTTTTAAGACCAGGAAGATTTGACAGACAAGTTTTAGTTGATAAACCTGATTATGAAGGAAGAATAGAGATTTTAAATGTACATATTAAAGGTGTTAAAATTGCTAAAGATGTAGATTTAAAGGAAGTTGCAAAGATGACAGCAGGACTTGCTGGGGCTGATTTAGCAAATATTATAAATGAAGCTGCTTTACTTGCAGGAAGAGCTAATAAAAACTATGTAGAAGCAAGTGATTTTAAAGAAGCAGTTGAAAGACAAATTGCTGGACTTGAGAAAAAATCAAGAAGAATATCTCCAAAAGAGAGAAAAATCGTTGCATATCATGAAAGTGGTCATGCTTTAATGGCTGAAATTACAAAAGGTGCAAAAAGAGTAAATAAAGTTTCAATCGTTCCAAGAGGACTAGCAGCTTTAGGTTATACTTTAAATACACCAGAAGAGAATAAATATTTAATGCAAAAACATGAACTTATAGCTGAAGTTGATGTTTTACTTGGTGGAAGAGCAGCTGAAGAGGTATTTATTGGTGAAATAAGTACAGGAGCTGGAAATGATTTAGAAAGAGCAACAAATATTATTAAATCTATGGCAACAATATATGGAATGAGTGATATTGCTGGATTAATGGTACTTGAAAGAAGAACAAATCAATTTTTAGGTGGACAAACTCAAAAAGATTTTTCAGATTCAATGGCAAAAGAGCTTGATGATCATGTTAAAGATACTTTAAACGAAAGATATAAAGTAGTTCTTCAATCTTTAAGAGATAATAGTGAATCAATTGAACAAATGACAGCTGAGCTACTTGATATTGAAGTAATATCAGGTGAAAGAGTAAGAGAAATCATAAAAGAAAATGGTGGAACTGTTTTTGAAGATGAAGATTTACATAGTGAAGCTATAAAAGAAAAAGAGAATGAAAAAAGTAGTTCTGAAAATAAAGAAGATAGTAAATCACAAGATAAAGAGTGA